The Desulfuromonas versatilis genome has a segment encoding these proteins:
- a CDS encoding TIGR04211 family SH3 domain-containing protein produces MRLKTLLSVLLALQLLSAGAALAATRYVSDELTITLRRGKGNDFKILKMLKVGTPLEVLDDDGQWAQVREPGGTTGYVLTQFLTGEPPKAMVAANLEKDNARLAEELKQVKESYKDVDTLVNRFKSQIGELETGKGQAEKGLEEYRGKYEKLREEARNVVKLQDERDQLANENQQLTTEVNALRAERNSVLRTAMIKWFLAGGGVLFFGWMVGSISRKKAKRSSLGW; encoded by the coding sequence ATGCGCCTTAAAACCCTTCTGTCCGTCCTGCTCGCCCTGCAGCTGCTGAGCGCCGGCGCCGCCCTGGCCGCTACGCGCTACGTTTCCGATGAGCTGACCATCACCCTGCGCCGCGGCAAGGGCAATGATTTCAAGATCCTTAAAATGCTCAAGGTCGGCACCCCCCTCGAGGTGCTCGACGACGACGGCCAGTGGGCCCAGGTGCGCGAACCCGGCGGCACGACGGGCTATGTGCTCACCCAGTTCCTGACCGGCGAACCCCCCAAGGCGATGGTCGCCGCCAACCTGGAGAAAGACAACGCCCGGCTGGCCGAAGAACTGAAGCAGGTCAAGGAGAGCTACAAGGACGTCGACACCCTGGTCAACCGCTTCAAATCCCAGATCGGCGAACTTGAGACGGGCAAGGGGCAGGCGGAAAAAGGCCTGGAGGAATACCGGGGCAAGTACGAGAAGCTGCGCGAGGAGGCCCGAAACGTGGTCAAGCTGCAGGATGAGCGGGACCAACTGGCCAACGAAAACCAGCAGCTGACCACCGAAGTCAACGCCCTGCGCGCCGAGCGCAACTCGGTGCTGCGCACCGCGATGATCAAGTGGTTCCTCGCCGGCGGCGGGGTGCTGTTCTTCGGCTGGATGGTCGGCAGCATCTCGCGGAAAAAGGCCAAGAGATCATCGCTGGGATGGTGA
- a CDS encoding single-stranded DNA-binding protein, with amino-acid sequence MSVNKVILVGNLGKDPELRYTPSGAAVATFSLATSERYKDRNGEWVDKTEWHNIVAWRQLAEICGKYLHKGKQVYIEGKIQTRSYDDRDGNKRYTTEIVADQMQMLGRAGEEGGGNNNYQRGGESRQGGYGGGQGGQGGGQGQRPQQQRSEPSRNDYEEPPFNPDDDIPF; translated from the coding sequence ATGTCGGTCAACAAGGTAATTCTGGTAGGAAATCTCGGCAAAGACCCCGAACTGCGCTACACCCCCTCCGGCGCCGCCGTGGCCACATTTTCACTGGCCACCTCCGAGCGCTACAAGGATCGCAACGGCGAGTGGGTGGACAAGACCGAGTGGCACAATATCGTCGCCTGGCGCCAGCTGGCGGAAATCTGCGGCAAGTACCTGCACAAGGGCAAGCAGGTCTACATCGAGGGCAAGATCCAGACCCGCTCCTACGACGACCGCGACGGCAACAAGCGCTACACTACCGAAATCGTCGCCGACCAGATGCAGATGCTCGGTCGCGCCGGCGAAGAGGGCGGCGGCAACAACAACTATCAGCGCGGCGGCGAGTCCCGCCAGGGCGGCTACGGTGGCGGTCAAGGCGGCCAGGGTGGCGGCCAGGGGCAGCGCCCTCAGCAGCAGCGCTCCGAGCCCAGCCGCAACGACTACGAAGAGCCGCCGTTCAACCCGGACGACGATATTCCGTTCTGA
- a CDS encoding lysophospholipid acyltransferase family protein: MLRTIFFFVTFIPWTLFVIFTGVPLSFLSPDYLHNYARFWAQVGLRLAGVRLSAEGQQHLQQGQPVIYMPNHQSNFDILALFASLPGQFRWLAKEELFRIPLFGFAMRRSGYIPIDRSDRKKSMLSMKEAARRISEGASVIVFPEGTRSMDGKLLPFKKGGFMLALQAGVPVVPVAITGSRDINPKHSRWIQGGHIQVRIFPPVAAGQQAAADRDAFMEAVRHPIATAVGE; encoded by the coding sequence ATGTTGCGCACGATTTTCTTCTTTGTCACCTTCATACCCTGGACCCTGTTCGTCATTTTCACCGGCGTGCCCCTCTCCTTTCTCAGCCCCGACTACCTGCACAACTACGCCAGGTTCTGGGCGCAAGTCGGGCTGCGCCTGGCCGGGGTGCGGCTCAGCGCCGAGGGGCAGCAGCACCTGCAGCAGGGGCAGCCGGTGATCTACATGCCCAACCACCAGAGCAACTTCGACATCCTGGCGCTGTTCGCCAGCCTGCCCGGGCAGTTCCGCTGGCTGGCCAAGGAGGAGCTGTTCCGGATCCCGCTCTTCGGCTTCGCCATGCGCCGCAGCGGCTACATCCCCATCGACCGTTCCGACCGCAAGAAATCGATGCTGAGCATGAAGGAGGCCGCCCGGCGCATCAGCGAGGGGGCCTCGGTGATCGTCTTCCCCGAAGGGACCCGCTCCATGGACGGCAAGCTGCTGCCGTTCAAGAAGGGCGGCTTCATGCTCGCCTTGCAGGCGGGGGTGCCGGTGGTGCCGGTGGCCATCACCGGCAGCCGCGACATCAACCCCAAGCACAGCCGCTGGATCCAGGGCGGCCATATCCAGGTGCGGATCTTCCCCCCGGTAGCCGCGGGCCAGCAGGCCGCCGCCGATCGCGATGCCTTCATGGAGGCGGTGCGCCACCCCATCGCCACGGCGGTGGGGGAATAA
- a CDS encoding ribonuclease J, with product MEQSEAKSGLAAELHPDAVRVIALGGLGEIGLNMMAIECRGSILLIDCGLMFPEAYMLGVDLVIPDISCLKERTGDIVGLVLTHGHEDHIGAIPFLLENLGFPTVYGTPLTLGLVKGKLEEHGLLSRSSLQAVSPRQSVELGPFSVEFYRAAHSIVDGAGLAIRTPAGLIVHTGDFKLDPTPVDNQPTDLGRLAAYGEEGVLLLMSDSTNVEREGHTLSERVVGEAFSQILPTCRERVMVATFSSNIHRIQQVVNAALACGRKILVNGRSMVANIAIARQLGYLYIPDDALIDLRQMRELPRDKVLIITTGSQGEPLSALSRIAMDDHKQLQLEPGDTVILSSKFIPGNEKAISDLINHLYRRGAEVFYETTSEVHVSGHASQDELKLVLGVVKPRYFVPIHGEYRHLVKHAALARAMGIAAENVVVLENGQPLIVSDNGLRREEKVETGRVFVDGKGVGDVGVMELRDRRHLANHGMVLVFLALNQSSGEILYGPELLTRGFVPEEESQAFLAQARDVVREMLTEHSLEALSDWEELRIEVRKALRRFFNRTIQRRPLILPVILEL from the coding sequence GTGGAACAGAGCGAAGCAAAATCAGGGCTCGCTGCGGAGCTGCATCCCGACGCGGTGCGGGTGATCGCGCTGGGCGGGCTGGGGGAGATCGGCCTGAACATGATGGCCATCGAGTGCCGGGGGAGCATCCTGCTGATCGACTGCGGGCTGATGTTTCCCGAGGCCTACATGCTGGGGGTCGACCTGGTCATCCCCGACATCTCCTGCCTCAAGGAGCGCACCGGCGACATCGTCGGACTGGTGCTGACCCACGGCCACGAGGACCACATCGGCGCGATCCCCTTTCTTCTGGAGAACCTGGGGTTTCCCACGGTCTACGGCACCCCGCTGACCCTCGGCCTGGTCAAGGGCAAGCTCGAGGAGCACGGCCTGCTCAGCCGCTCCAGCCTGCAGGCGGTCTCCCCCCGGCAGAGCGTAGAGTTGGGCCCCTTCTCGGTGGAGTTCTACCGCGCCGCCCACTCCATCGTCGACGGCGCCGGCCTGGCCATCCGCACCCCGGCCGGGCTGATCGTGCACACCGGCGACTTCAAGCTCGACCCGACCCCGGTGGACAACCAACCCACCGACTTGGGGCGCCTGGCGGCCTACGGCGAAGAGGGGGTTCTGCTGCTGATGTCGGACTCGACCAACGTCGAGCGCGAGGGGCACACTCTCTCCGAGCGGGTGGTCGGCGAGGCCTTCAGCCAGATTCTTCCGACCTGCCGCGAGCGGGTCATGGTGGCAACCTTCTCCTCCAACATCCACCGCATCCAGCAGGTAGTCAACGCGGCGCTGGCCTGCGGCCGCAAGATCCTGGTCAACGGCCGCAGCATGGTGGCCAACATCGCCATCGCCCGCCAGCTCGGCTACCTGTACATCCCCGACGATGCCCTGATCGACCTGCGGCAGATGCGCGAGCTGCCCCGCGACAAGGTGCTGATCATCACCACCGGCAGCCAGGGCGAGCCGCTGAGCGCCCTGTCGCGCATCGCCATGGACGACCACAAGCAGCTGCAGCTCGAACCGGGGGACACGGTCATCCTCTCCTCCAAGTTCATCCCCGGTAACGAAAAGGCGATCTCCGACCTGATCAACCACCTCTACCGGCGCGGCGCCGAGGTTTTCTACGAGACCACCAGCGAAGTGCACGTCTCGGGGCATGCCAGCCAGGACGAGTTGAAGCTGGTGCTCGGGGTGGTCAAACCGCGCTACTTCGTGCCGATTCACGGCGAGTACCGCCACCTGGTCAAGCACGCCGCCCTGGCCCGCGCCATGGGCATCGCCGCGGAAAACGTCGTGGTACTGGAAAACGGCCAGCCGCTGATTGTTTCCGACAACGGCCTGCGCCGGGAGGAGAAGGTGGAAACCGGCCGGGTCTTCGTCGACGGCAAGGGGGTGGGGGATGTCGGCGTGATGGAACTGCGCGACCGGCGCCACCTGGCCAACCACGGCATGGTGCTGGTGTTTCTGGCCCTCAACCAGTCGAGCGGCGAGATCCTCTACGGCCCCGAACTGCTCACTCGCGGCTTCGTCCCCGAGGAAGAAAGCCAGGCGTTTCTCGCCCAGGCCCGCGACGTGGTGCGGGAGATGCTCACCGAACACAGCCTGGAGGCCCTCTCCGACTGGGAAGAGCTGCGCATCGAGGTGCGCAAGGCCCTGCGCCGCTTCTTCAACCGCACCATTCAGCGCCGACCGCTGATTTTGCCGGTGATTCTGGAATTGTAA
- a CDS encoding undecaprenyl-diphosphate phosphatase: protein MTLLQALFLGLLQGLTEFLPVSSSGHLAIAQHFMPGFEQPGVLFDVMLHVGTMVAVLLYFRREVGNLLVSPFRRDEQARLYRRLLALLAAGSVPTAVIGLTFKDFFEGLFHNLTVVSLMLLVTGTLLFLSERFRRDGRKQDQLTLSDALVVGTVQGMAIVPGISRSGSTIAALLLKGVDGETAARFSFLLALPAVFGAALLSLRDLHAVADGQLPVYLAGTGIAFLAGLASIHLLLGVIRKKRLFTFALYCWAAGSLFFCLSM from the coding sequence ATGACCCTTCTCCAAGCGCTGTTCCTCGGCCTGCTTCAGGGCCTGACCGAGTTTCTCCCCGTTTCCTCCTCGGGACACCTGGCCATCGCCCAGCATTTCATGCCGGGCTTCGAACAGCCGGGGGTGCTGTTCGACGTAATGCTGCACGTCGGAACCATGGTCGCGGTGCTGCTTTATTTCCGCCGTGAAGTCGGCAACCTGCTGGTCTCCCCGTTTCGCAGAGACGAACAGGCCAGGCTCTACCGCCGGCTGCTGGCCCTGCTTGCCGCCGGTTCGGTCCCCACCGCGGTCATCGGCCTGACGTTCAAGGACTTTTTCGAGGGGCTGTTCCACAACCTGACGGTGGTCTCGCTGATGCTGCTGGTGACCGGGACCCTGCTGTTCCTTTCCGAGCGCTTCCGCCGCGACGGGCGCAAGCAGGATCAGCTCACTCTGAGCGACGCCCTGGTGGTCGGCACCGTGCAGGGTATGGCCATCGTCCCGGGGATTTCGCGCTCGGGCTCGACCATCGCCGCGCTGCTGCTCAAGGGGGTGGACGGCGAGACCGCCGCCCGCTTCTCTTTTCTGCTCGCGTTGCCGGCGGTGTTCGGCGCCGCCCTGCTCTCGCTTCGCGACCTGCACGCGGTTGCCGATGGGCAGCTCCCCGTCTACCTGGCTGGAACGGGTATTGCATTTCTCGCAGGGCTGGCCTCCATCCACCTGCTGCTGGGGGTGATCCGGAAAAAGCGGCTGTTCACCTTCGCCCTGTACTGCTGGGCGGCGGGAAGCCTGTTTTTCTGTCTGTCGATGTGA
- a CDS encoding DNA translocase FtsK: MAKEPAPFLREHIKKEICGVCCLALGIFLLLCFVSFNNSDPSFNNNLHPQAVKNFGGVVGAHLADLLFQLFGLPAYLLTLAFLLFAWRLLKFRDVKIRFYKVGAFLMLLVSLDGLVALRLHKVQLGSQTINEAGGAVGRLLVDTLSAWLNLTGAAIFLSVFFLVSLMLVARFSMVLFLEGVLGRFGGFLERRREAHAAFRAHRKEQKQKKKELEISAPIIIQPEPRHLPAPPKPAKKKKGKESESPQESFEFLEVSGSYHKPPTTLLDHDGDPPKAVDKDSLMMNARILESKLKDFNVEGEVVEVKPGPVVTMYEFSPAPGVKVNKIANLSDDLSMALKALSIRIVAPIPGRGVVGIEIPNKDRETVYLKEIIDSEEFQKSGGRLPMALGHDIFGRTVVADLVKMPHLLVAGSTGSGKSVSINTMVLSLLYRATPEDVRIIMVDPKMLELSIYEGIPHLLLPVVTNPKKAALALNWAVREMERRYKLMSDKGVRNIDGYNKKIAKEEKEKEKFKAEGKVLVETVEAEFEEELPPVEIAEGEELDHGHLPYIVVIVDELADLMMVAGREIEESIARLAQMARAAGIHLILATQRPSVDVITGLIKANFPTRISFKVFSRTDSRTILDSMGAETLLGMGDMLYLPPGTGALQRVHGAFVSEIEVQRVVDFLKKQGEPEYDKSILEAPPSGDGGSGDEDEEYDEKWDAALALVAETRQASISMLQRRLRLGYNRAARMIEKMEQEGIVGPSDGTSRPREVFVNNIPQP, encoded by the coding sequence ATGGCTAAAGAACCGGCACCATTTCTGCGCGAACACATCAAAAAGGAGATCTGCGGGGTCTGCTGCCTGGCCCTGGGGATCTTCCTGCTGCTGTGCTTCGTCTCCTTCAACAACAGCGACCCCTCCTTCAACAACAACCTGCATCCCCAGGCCGTCAAGAACTTCGGCGGGGTGGTCGGAGCACACCTGGCCGACCTGCTGTTTCAGCTTTTCGGCCTGCCGGCCTATCTGCTGACCCTGGCCTTTCTGCTTTTCGCCTGGCGATTGCTCAAGTTCCGCGACGTCAAGATCCGCTTCTACAAGGTCGGCGCCTTCCTCATGCTGCTGGTCTCCCTCGACGGCCTGGTGGCGCTGCGCCTGCACAAGGTGCAACTGGGGTCGCAGACCATTAACGAAGCCGGCGGCGCCGTGGGGCGGCTGCTGGTCGACACCCTCTCGGCCTGGCTCAACCTGACCGGGGCGGCGATCTTCCTGAGCGTCTTCTTCCTGGTCTCGCTGATGCTGGTCGCCCGCTTCTCCATGGTGCTGTTCCTCGAGGGGGTGCTGGGGCGCTTCGGCGGCTTCCTCGAGCGGCGCCGCGAGGCCCACGCCGCGTTCAGGGCGCACCGCAAGGAACAGAAGCAGAAGAAAAAGGAACTGGAGATTTCCGCCCCCATCATCATCCAGCCCGAACCCAGGCACCTGCCGGCGCCGCCCAAACCGGCCAAGAAGAAAAAAGGCAAGGAGAGCGAATCGCCCCAGGAGTCCTTCGAGTTTCTCGAGGTTTCGGGCAGCTACCACAAGCCGCCCACCACCCTGCTCGACCACGATGGTGACCCGCCCAAGGCTGTGGACAAGGACAGCCTGATGATGAACGCCCGCATCCTCGAGAGCAAGCTCAAGGACTTTAACGTGGAAGGCGAGGTGGTCGAGGTCAAGCCCGGGCCGGTGGTCACCATGTACGAGTTCTCGCCGGCCCCGGGGGTCAAGGTCAACAAGATCGCCAACCTCTCCGACGACCTCTCCATGGCGCTTAAAGCCCTGTCGATCCGCATCGTCGCGCCGATCCCGGGGCGCGGCGTGGTCGGCATCGAGATCCCCAACAAGGACCGCGAAACGGTCTACCTGAAGGAGATCATCGATTCGGAAGAGTTCCAGAAATCCGGCGGGCGGCTGCCCATGGCCCTGGGCCACGACATCTTCGGCCGCACCGTGGTCGCCGACCTGGTAAAAATGCCCCACCTGCTGGTGGCCGGCTCCACCGGCAGCGGCAAGTCGGTCTCCATCAACACCATGGTGCTCTCGCTGCTCTACCGCGCCACCCCCGAGGACGTGCGCATCATCATGGTCGACCCCAAGATGCTCGAGCTCTCCATCTACGAGGGGATCCCCCACCTGCTGCTGCCGGTGGTGACCAACCCGAAGAAGGCCGCCCTGGCGCTGAACTGGGCGGTGCGGGAGATGGAGCGGCGCTACAAGCTGATGAGCGACAAGGGCGTGCGCAACATCGACGGCTACAACAAGAAGATCGCCAAGGAAGAGAAGGAAAAGGAGAAGTTCAAGGCCGAGGGGAAGGTGCTGGTCGAGACCGTCGAGGCCGAGTTCGAGGAGGAGCTGCCGCCGGTGGAGATCGCCGAGGGCGAAGAGCTCGACCACGGCCACCTGCCCTACATCGTGGTCATCGTCGACGAGCTGGCCGACCTGATGATGGTCGCCGGCCGCGAGATCGAGGAATCCATCGCCCGCCTGGCGCAGATGGCCCGCGCCGCCGGCATCCACCTGATCCTGGCCACCCAGCGCCCGAGCGTCGACGTCATCACCGGCCTGATCAAGGCCAACTTCCCGACCCGGATCTCCTTCAAGGTCTTCTCGCGCACCGACTCGCGCACCATCCTCGACTCGATGGGCGCCGAGACCCTGCTCGGCATGGGCGACATGCTCTACCTGCCGCCGGGAACCGGGGCGCTGCAGCGCGTGCACGGCGCCTTCGTCTCCGAGATCGAGGTGCAGCGGGTGGTCGACTTTCTCAAGAAGCAGGGCGAGCCCGAGTACGACAAGAGCATCCTCGAGGCCCCGCCCTCGGGCGACGGGGGGAGCGGCGACGAGGACGAGGAGTACGACGAGAAATGGGACGCGGCCCTGGCCCTGGTCGCCGAGACCCGGCAGGCCTCCATCTCCATGCTGCAGCGACGCCTGAGGCTGGGCTACAACCGCGCCGCGCGGATGATCGAGAAGATGGAGCAGGAAGGGATCGTCGGCCCCTCCGACGGCACCAGCCGCCCCCGCGAGGTGTTCGTCAACAACATCCCGCAGCCCTGA
- a CDS encoding ABC-ATPase domain-containing protein yields the protein MNRLRDILKRIDGKGYKAYKDLTGSYDFGEFRLGVDHVQGDPFAAPSRISVYVAAAQAGLPPELFATPVRRIALEDFLGRAVAAAIRQCVRGRRGIGKSGEMAIATSGQQVLVRNAVLIAEGAVEARLTLGLPAAGRTIRGRDAEEMLFRELPEVVRRALFYPSLDADKARRHVESVEDQQALRDQLAKQGLVAFVADGAILPRRSGIDDRPLPQDAIPFRAPESLARTLVLPNAGEVRGMAIPAGVTLIVGGGFHGKSTLLHALERGVYDHIPGDGRERVASDPAAVKIRAEDGRSVWDVNISPFIDNLPLGRDTVRFSTENASGSTSQAANIMEALECGAGVLLIDEDTSATNFMIRDERMQQLVTKDKEPITPLLHRVRELYDEHGVSTVIVMGGSGDYLEVADRVIMLDSYTVREVTAEARRIAGAPRVRPETAGAPPLDLQPRRVPTAAMLNPARGRREAKIDTRGLDTLLYGEHNIDLGNVEQLVDLGQVRAIGLLIKFFAENQAQASTTLAEGLASALAAIEEGGLDLLPPWKTGDLALPRLFELAAAVNRIRP from the coding sequence ATGAACCGCCTGCGCGACATTCTTAAACGCATCGACGGCAAGGGCTACAAGGCCTACAAGGACTTGACCGGCAGCTACGATTTCGGCGAGTTTCGGCTCGGCGTCGATCACGTGCAGGGCGACCCCTTCGCCGCCCCGTCGCGGATTTCGGTCTACGTCGCCGCCGCCCAGGCGGGCCTGCCGCCCGAACTGTTCGCCACCCCTGTGCGCCGAATCGCCCTCGAGGATTTTCTCGGGCGGGCGGTGGCCGCCGCCATCCGCCAGTGCGTCCGGGGGCGGCGCGGCATCGGCAAGAGCGGCGAGATGGCCATCGCCACCAGCGGCCAGCAGGTGCTGGTGCGCAACGCGGTGCTGATCGCCGAGGGCGCCGTGGAAGCGCGGCTGACTCTGGGCCTGCCCGCCGCGGGGCGCACCATCCGCGGCCGCGACGCCGAGGAGATGCTGTTTCGCGAGCTGCCCGAGGTGGTGCGGCGGGCGCTGTTCTATCCCAGCCTCGATGCGGATAAGGCGCGCCGCCACGTCGAGTCGGTGGAGGACCAGCAGGCCCTGCGGGACCAACTGGCCAAGCAGGGGCTGGTCGCCTTCGTCGCCGACGGGGCGATCCTGCCGCGCCGCTCGGGGATCGATGACCGCCCCCTGCCGCAGGACGCAATCCCGTTTCGCGCACCCGAATCCCTGGCTCGCACCCTGGTTCTCCCCAATGCCGGGGAGGTGCGCGGCATGGCCATCCCCGCCGGGGTCACGCTGATCGTCGGCGGCGGCTTTCACGGCAAATCGACCCTGCTGCACGCCCTCGAGCGCGGGGTCTACGACCACATCCCCGGCGACGGCCGCGAACGGGTCGCCAGCGACCCGGCGGCGGTGAAGATCCGCGCCGAGGACGGCCGTTCGGTCTGGGACGTCAACATCAGCCCGTTCATCGACAACCTGCCGCTGGGTCGGGACACGGTGCGCTTTTCCACGGAAAACGCCAGCGGCTCCACTTCTCAGGCGGCCAATATCATGGAGGCGCTCGAATGCGGCGCCGGCGTGCTGCTCATCGACGAGGACACCTCGGCCACCAACTTCATGATCCGCGATGAGCGGATGCAGCAGCTGGTCACCAAGGACAAGGAACCGATCACCCCCCTGCTGCACCGGGTGCGCGAGCTCTATGACGAGCACGGCGTCTCCACGGTCATCGTCATGGGCGGCTCGGGCGATTATCTCGAGGTGGCCGACCGGGTCATCATGCTCGACAGCTACACCGTCCGCGAGGTCACCGCCGAGGCGCGGCGCATCGCCGGCGCCCCGCGGGTCAGGCCCGAAACCGCCGGGGCGCCGCCGCTCGACCTGCAGCCGCGCCGGGTGCCCACCGCCGCCATGCTCAACCCCGCCCGCGGCCGCCGGGAGGCGAAGATCGACACCCGCGGCCTCGACACCCTGCTCTACGGCGAGCACAATATCGACTTGGGCAACGTCGAACAGCTGGTGGATCTCGGCCAGGTGCGGGCCATCGGCCTGCTGATCAAGTTTTTCGCCGAAAACCAAGCTCAGGCGAGCACAACCCTGGCCGAGGGCCTGGCCAGCGCTCTGGCCGCGATCGAAGAGGGCGGACTGGACCTGCTCCCCCCCTGGAAAACCGGCGACCTCGCCCTGCCCCGGCTTTTCGAACTGGCGGCGGCGGTCAACCGCATCCGCCCCTGA